The following are encoded together in the Thermomonas brevis genome:
- a CDS encoding YgfZ/GcvT domain-containing protein, giving the protein MHDKPQAAPAREFRLPSHEVLAIIGRDAAAFAQAQFMNDVAALGDGQWQWNGWLTPKGRVLALFALLRIDAETLWLLLPDADAAELADALRRYVFRSKLKIEVRGDLHANGGFDAPAQARGPAWARIGDAVELDMSGDGGPRRLRIDAAPADDDATALARWDAADLAHGLPRLPASQAGQWTPQQLSLERLRAFSVKKGCYPGQEIVARTHFLGQAKRGLALFETDAAPAAGAEVFEDTRAVGSIVASAAPLALAVLPVERGAPVRLADGAALHERPLANGLAR; this is encoded by the coding sequence GCCTGCCAAGCCATGAGGTGCTGGCCATCATCGGGCGCGATGCGGCGGCATTTGCGCAGGCGCAATTCATGAACGACGTGGCCGCGCTGGGCGACGGCCAGTGGCAGTGGAACGGCTGGCTGACGCCGAAGGGGCGCGTGCTCGCGCTGTTCGCGCTGCTGCGGATCGACGCGGAAACGCTGTGGCTGCTGCTGCCGGACGCGGACGCCGCGGAACTGGCCGACGCGCTGCGCCGCTACGTGTTCCGCAGCAAGCTGAAGATCGAGGTGCGCGGTGATCTGCACGCCAATGGCGGCTTCGACGCCCCCGCGCAGGCGCGGGGCCCGGCATGGGCGCGGATCGGCGATGCCGTCGAACTGGACATGTCCGGCGACGGCGGCCCGCGCCGGCTGCGAATCGATGCGGCGCCGGCGGACGACGACGCCACCGCCCTCGCCCGCTGGGACGCCGCCGATCTCGCCCACGGCCTGCCGCGCCTGCCCGCCTCGCAGGCCGGCCAGTGGACGCCGCAGCAGCTCTCGCTGGAACGCCTGCGCGCCTTCAGCGTGAAAAAAGGTTGCTATCCGGGGCAGGAAATCGTCGCCCGCACCCACTTCCTCGGGCAGGCCAAGCGCGGACTGGCGCTGTTCGAGACCGACGCTGCGCCCGCGGCCGGCGCCGAGGTGTTCGAGGACACGCGCGCCGTCGGCAGCATCGTCGCCAGCGCCGCGCCGCTGGCGCTGGCCGTGCTGCCGGTAGAACGGGGCGCGCCGGTGCGGCTCGCGGACGGCGCCGCCCTGCACGAGCGGCCGCTGGCGAACGGCCTGGCGCGCTGA